A genomic stretch from Carassius auratus strain Wakin unplaced genomic scaffold, ASM336829v1 scaf_tig00018110, whole genome shotgun sequence includes:
- the LOC113075952 gene encoding NLR family CARD domain-containing protein 3-like has product MDVSVRKNPAMDVSDLCREEDSSVESSQKHKGPESHTAKKNIIDSIFKVGFELEHKIISELKSFKRLLSPDYPECSERDRYVDEGHNRVREGLLKVTLLLLRKMNQTDLADTLQTKLMPVYQQKLRSRLQDKYQRLSEGLSNHGDSTRLNEIYTELYITEGGSGEVNNEHEVRQIETVSRRPETQETPINCNDIFKPSPGQDKPIRTVLTKGVAGIGKTVSVQKFILDWTEGKANQDVHFIFPLPFRELNLIQKHLSLVDLLNHLHTETKELKSADYEDYKVMFIFDGLDECRLRLDFQNSRSLSDVTESASVDVLLTNLIKGNLLPSALLWITSRPAAANQIPPECVHQVTEVRGFNDPQKEEYFRKRINDPSLADRIVTHIRSSRSLFIMCHIPVFCWISAAVLERMMGKAESAEIPKTLTQMFTHFLIFQTKLKTQKYDRKYEINPDQARKTILSLGKLAFEQLEKGNLIFYEEDLKESGIDVREVSVYSGVCTQIFREESGLKLGKVFSFVHLSIQEFLAALFKLLSSSELNTGLKNEFRSPMISLLKREVDKALQSENGHWDLFLRFLLGLSLESNQTLLQGVLRKTVSSSDINQETAAYIKQKIRENPSPEKSINLFHCLNELNDRSLEQEVQTYLSRTGIDRLSGVSLSAAQWSALVFVLLNSEEDLDEFNLRKYDRSEECLLRLLPVIKASRKIDLSWCGITQKGCAALISALRSNPSHLTELDLSGNKLGDSGVKLLSALLEDPHCKLKKLHI; this is encoded by the exons ATGGATGTGTCTGTGAGGAAAAACCCAGCGATGGATGTTTCAGATCTCTGCAGAGAGGAAGACTCTTCTGTTGAGTCCAG TCAAAAACACAAAGGACCGGAATCACATACAGCAAAGAAGAACATAATAGACTCCATTTTCAAGGTTGGTTTT gagcttgagcacaaaatcatctCTGAGTTAAAAAGCTTTAAGAGACTACTGAGTCCAGATTACCCAGAATGCTCTGAAAGAGACCGTTATGttgatgagggtcataacagAGTCAGAGAGGGTCTTCTGAAGGTCACACTGCTCCTCCTGaggaagatgaaccagacagaccTCGCTGACACACTACAGACCA AACTGATGCCTGTGTATCAACAAAAACTCAGATCCAGACTACAGGATAAATATCAGAGACTCAGTGAAGGACTGTCCAATCATGGAGACTCAACACGtctgaatgagatctacacagagctctacatcacagagggaggcagtggagaggtcaataatgaacatgaggtgagacagattgagacagtGTCCAGGAGACCAGAGACACAGGAGACACCAATCAACTGCAATGACATATTTAAACCctcacctggacaagacaaacccatcagaactgtgctgactaAAGGAGtcgctggaattggaaaaacagtctctgtgcagaagttcattctggactggactgaaggaaaagccaatcaggacgttcatttcatatttccacttcctttcagggAGCTGAACTTGATACAGAAACATCTCAGTCTTGTGGATCTTCTAAACCACCTTCACACAGAAACCAAAGAATTAAAGTCAGCAGATTATGAGGACTACAAAGTCATGTTCatatttgatggtctggatgagtgtcgACTGCGTCTAGATTTCCAAAACAGTCGGAGCTTGTCTGATGTGACAGAATCAGCTTCAGTGGATGTGCTGCTGACCAACCTCATCAAGGGGAACCTActtccttctgctctcctctGGATCACCTctcgaccagcagcagccaatcagatccctcctGAGTGTGTCCACCAGGTCACAGAGGTACGAGGATTCAACgaccctcagaaggaggaatatttcaggaagagaataaaTGATCCGAGTCTGGCTGATAGAATCGTCACACACATCCGATCATCAAGAAGTCTGTtcatcatgtgtcacatcccagtcttctgctggatttcagccgctgttctggagaGGATGATGGGTAAAGCAGAGAGTGCAGAGATCCCCAAGACTCTCACACAGATGttcacacacttcctgatctTTCAGACCAAACTGAAGACACAGAAGTATGATAGGAAATATGAAATCAATCCTGATCAGGCTAGAAAGACTATTCTGTCTCTAGGAAAACTGGCTTTTGAACAGCTGGAAAAAGGGAACCTGATCTTCTACGAGGAGGACCTGAAAGAGAGCGGCATTGATGTCAGAGAAGTGTCCGTGTACTCAGGAGTTTGTAcccagatcttcagagaggagtctggacTGAAGCTGGGGAAGGTGTtcagctttgttcatctgagtATTCAGGAGTTTCTTGCTGCTTTATTCAAGCTGCTGTCCTCTTCTGAACTAAACACAGGACTGAAGAATGAgttcaggtcaccaatgatcagTTTACTGAAGAGAGAAGTGGACAAGGCCTTACAGAGTGAGAACGGACACTGGGATCTTTTCCTCCGGTTCCTTCTAGGTCTCTCTCTAGAGTCTAATCAGACTCTCTTACAAGGCGTCCTGAGAAAGACAGTAAGCAGCTCTGATATCAATCAGGAAACAGCTGCATACATCAAACAGAAGATCAGGGAGAATCCCTCTCCAgagaaatccatcaatctgttccactgtctgaatgaactgaatgatcGTTCACTAGAGCAGGAAGTACAAACATACCTGAGCAGAACAGGTATTGATCGTCTCTCTGGAGTCTCTCTGTCTGCTGCTCAGTGGTCGGCTCTGGTGTTTGTGCTGTTGAACTCAGAAGAAGATCTGGATGAGTTTAATCTGAGGAAATATGATCGATCAGAAGAATGTCTTCTGAGGCTGCTGCCAGTGATCAAAGCATCTAGAAAGATTGA TCTCTCCTGGTGTGGTATTACACAGaaaggctgtgctgctctgatttcagctctgagatcaaacccctcacacctgacagaactggatctgagtgGTAATAAACTaggagactcaggagtgaagctgctctctgctctactggaggatccacactgtaaactgaagaaactacA tatttga